In the genome of Aedes aegypti strain LVP_AGWG chromosome 2, AaegL5.0 Primary Assembly, whole genome shotgun sequence, the window TGGTTCGCTAAGGGTGGCGAAGAAGATTTTGCTGAAATCTAGAAGATTACCTTCTTCGAGATCGCAAGAAATCTTTGATTGGCACATTATTCTGTTTGGATTCCTGCAGCTTCCATTGGAATCGAGTAATCGAAACAGTATGCGTTGCACGGTGAAATCTTCGTCCCCAGTTTGCCGAAGGGCACAGGGCCGAAGAGGAGCAGAACCCTTTTCATGAACTATTCTGGAGCACGGCTTCCAGTCTTCCGGCGGGAAGACGAAGGGGATATTTGTTGTAGTCGTGGAGGATTTTTCGGGGAGACCTGAGAGTGGTAAAACGGGGAAGTATGTAAGCTCCATTGGTCATATGGTTCCGGACCAGTTTGACGATATAAGCAGCAGATATCAAACGGTAATTGCTAGGTTTCCGTTGTGGGTCTCAGATTTGTCCGTTTTGTCGTGTAGTCCGTGTGTTTGATTCTTGATTTgacataggccttttcatgtgacagttCCGTCTATGCacttgtttacatcggtggaggaccggtgcatacacgaggctgtcattttcatagaagaactgtcaaagagcttcccgatcagctgttttagAACGTCATGTGATTAGGCCTATTGACATTTCGTTATGTCTACAAACACTCAACGCAGGGGTGAGAATGAAAGttgtggaaaaatctccactttgtttacccacagggttgaaacaactgtgccgcactactcaTAATGTGGTGAATtctcaagttttcaaaaatttatattaaaatcaggagtgcatataaaaaagatctgaaagcgtcaataatcattaaaaataatcatctttcgaagaaaaatataaaaatagggtgtaaggtctgacggaaatggtctattgcaaattatatgtaatgtttagcttttcggtagttgttaaacttccactcggctggttagccgtaaaccacgattcataattaaaaacaagtagaaattcactgttttttttcagttgCTCGTCGTGCCGAAACCGAAAAAGATAAACTTTTTGAGTTCATGCTGTTTGTCGTATGTGTTGttgcaattgggtcctaaaatttttaatgaaatcttgtttttattcaataacacgaaagagcatcttactgcaactactttagcaattggccaaaacttaagcgtttggcactaaaattgggacagggctttaggaccctattcgctACTAAACACTTCATTGTTATtaatttataattacaaaaccagagatcaattttaattttgttcttTGCGACTTTTGTAAAAAAACATTCGATTTGAGAGTGCATTTGAGTGAAGTCACGGGAAAGCGCACACAATTAAATAGGTGGCCAGTTCTCTatgcgcaactctccattcatagactctgctgCTCcgatgtaatgtttgaaatcaggcccatgacaaccatatatcgatacacagtgttcttcgtagccaggatgtcccgggcgataagtgaatatcgctcactgtcagttgtaagaactgtgaaaataaagaccattgttttgtttaatagggtcctaaagccctgtcccaattttagtgccaaacgcttaagttttggccaataacacatgtttactcaattttctaatgttttccgttggtttgagtccaaaaaaatcttttttagattttgtcacactccttggcttaaactcaaattttgggtgtattttgttttccatgtctcttccgaaatgtcagataggaacaaccccagtggtaaaactaaaacccctgtggtgtttttgtcgactaagcgaacgtcaaacatgatcttaagtgtcaaggttcatttatggacccaatttttaaattaaagtttaaacatgatatagccgttatttgagcgggaaatattgctaaagtagttgcagtaagatgctctttcgtgttattgaataaaaacaagatttcattaaaaattttagcacccaattgtttgctatggtttgattataaatttttgatattgttaaattaGCTACtaatgtgccaaaaagttgaagcacattcaacatttcgatggttttggaaggagagcaaacattaaaaggcatcctgaaagcctccaagcaagcaatcagtgatgactcttgctcgattatggatcataaacattaaacaaaacttggcattctgattgcactctcgattcaaacTACCCGAAAATGAGTtaacacatggagatgttgactacgctaaaagtcgtcccgtgccatgggcctgtttgaaatattattttatattttatttaaattttatatatttttttgcaatttctcatcgtattgtcgcaccgccaccaaaccggatcgcgccagtgagactcgcgacgcgcctcaactcgccgcattttgaaatcagttttttagtgtggcgctgcattcttacgatttttatgaacacagtgcactattcacatattagcggcgacgcacggggcccgagaaaacaataaataaatgttaATCTTGATTtttaccggatacataataataGGTAgtaaaatgctatttttcatcacgaAAAAGTGATATAAAACGACATAATTTCCTACATTGAATAATGCAGTATCGTaagagtcattacgcaactgattccAGTTCGCAAGTaaccacccaagtaaccatgctgTTCAAACTGCAATAAGGCTCTGCATAGAAATCAGTCTCACTCTTTCACTCCTTtataaaattagtaaacaacaaggccagtaaacgtcaaaagttcatacaaaatcaaaacagtgcagaacCCCATTTATGCATATAATCCAAACACGTCTCTGTATAAACGGTTGTAGTTGATTTGAAGTGGGAAAGGGGCCCACAAATGTCGAGATAATGTTATAAGGTATAACTTCAATGTGGCTCTAGGGGcccattcaaaaatttcataacgctttagggggtggAAGGGTGTCCTAACTTTGTTACGGCTCATGCAAAAAGAATAGActatcaatacaaaaagcgtcacgagggggtgggtgggtgtccaaaatggccaatttaagcgttatgaaatttatgaacaagCCCTAGTGGTacccttttccactttaaagctaagtatgcagttccgctcaagaaaagtaaaaatttctgcccaagaaatggtcaagaaatttcctacagtgaacTCCATTTGAATAGACATTTCtgttcaactgcgtactgtgatcaaagaaaaatgctgttCTTGagtatttcttgcaagaaatttcccacgcatcaagATAGGTggttacttttctgttgaagtgcatacttaaGTGTAGTCCGCAGCTGATAAGTACTGTGTAAAAgtataggacaagaaacggtcaagaaaTGCTTTTTCTGTCGAAATTTCCTGTGCGGTCCGCAGCTGACAAGAAATTTATACTGTTTTTCGAATTTGCCAACAGATGGCGGATTACTGTTCTAAAAACATTCAGCTGTCACTTTTCTTACGGAATAATATGCTGATCTATTATTCCGCAAGAAAAATGACATTTCGTATTTTGAAACCGGCGTCGAATGCAGTGTGACCTAGTGTGaccaagtgaaaaaaaaaacgttctgTCCAAAAGTGTTCTGTGCTCGTGATCTGAAAACCGTGTTTGTGTACATTTTTATTTGCGATGGAGTACGCCGATGTGGAATTCTTGGAGCTAGGGGAGTTTATCGATTTGTCCCCACCGGACTTTGATACGGAAGCCACAGAAGCTTCTCCTGATGTTTCTCCTCCCGCGGCTGCCGGGAAACGccagaagaagagaagaaggaCGGATTTCTTCTCTTCTGAGGATAAGAAACAGCTGGCTGCAGCTGTGAAGGGTCGCCCAGAAATCTGGGACCTTTCTAATCGAGACCATTACAACAATGGTGCGATCGATCGGGCCTGGAGGGAGATTGCGAAGCAGCTCAACCGAACCTGTAAGTAGATTAAGGCAATCATGGACATAGCCAGAGTTTCCACGAGGGATGTTTGTGAGTTGGAAAGCGACCTCAAGTTCATTCACGGATTTCACTTAAAATGATCATTGTACACATCTTACCCTTTTTGCACAAAACGTTAAACTATGACGAACATCGATCCTCTTTTCCTATTACAGTGATCAATAAGTGAAATACTAAACGCGTTTTGGCTCCTATCGGCCGGCAATTTCAGCCTAGCAAGTTATTGGAACGGGATATAAGGATTTCTCATAGTTCTCCCAAGAATTTCCTTAGACTATACGATTTTCTTCTAGAGACAACACCCGAATTACTCCAGGCTTCTTAAAAAGGCTTTCTTAAACGCATCCGACTAAAACTCCTCCATGAATATGCTTAAGAATTcctataatgtttttttttccagaatttggttttttgtttctcctccgcagggctggtagcaactgAGTGCCTTTACATTCTAACTTTGGAGAACCTATGCTTGCAGATAGAGACCAAAGAGAGACCGAATTCTTGCATAACTTGTGatttcgccctaaaagccattggtagtgTGTAGCTTATTGTTTCTAAACAAATGAATGGACTAGGATGAAAGCTATCACTAATGGGAGATAAAGGAGGATCTTCTGTTCATCGAAGCATTGTTAAATAAGTGTAAATACCTACATTCGATTGCACAGTAACAAAAAGCTACACACtgggttaccaatggcttttagggcgaaatAACAAGTTGTGCGAGAATTGTAATCAAAAACAGACCATACATAaaccaataaaataaaaaaatttccaattaggaatcaccagatgAAGGCTTTTATAAGAATGTCTCAGAAAAGTTGGTCAGACAGATTTTTGAGAATTGAGTGTTACTACATGTAAAACCGACTCGATTTGCTGCAATCGCGCACTTTTATAAGCATTTCCGCacttgaaaaaaaacctctgcgatagtccagtggtgataGATATTTAAAGATTTCAACAAGGAATTTATCTAGTTATACATTTgcaagtttcttcagagattctccattttggttgaaatggaGAATTTCGATGCTTTCCTTTAAAAATTGAGACATTTTAGAGACTGCATTGAAATAGAGaatctaaaaagaaacctgtTACCAGCCCTGCCACCAGGTGCTTTGCattcttcgaagtttttttttagaaactcttcaatgttttctatcaaactGATTGCTTTAAAAAGGCAATGCATGAGTTTTATGAGGCAAATGTACGATTAGTGGTGCAACTAAAGGAAAACTGCTGAAACCTggtgataaaatcatgaaatatgtattttcaacttatcagtAGATAGacttcaaatccttctatcattcaaatgtataaaaaccaCGATTCATTTTAAATTTCCCAGCAAatagccttgcaccaataatagaaatactgttcctttagtggaggtaggTTTAAAGAATTATTCATTTAgtgggcttattcacaaacttCATAACGCTCTagtgggtgggtgggtgttttcttgatgatacgactcatacaaaatttgtagacctcgggtgggtgggtgccaaaaatgtccattttcagcgttgaaatatgtgaatgaacccagtggcgcaaaccattgatttcttggagaccctccactatgggtactgatgcaccactatgtAATGTTTTTGCAAAGGagtaaaaatttaagcaaaataattgtttaatcTAAATGGCTTTGAAGTCATGTAGGCTAGTTTTCCTTTTCAATATTATCAAATAAATAGTAAGAAGTACTGCTTGACATTTGATAGAAAATTAAATACAACAAAAACGATTCGTAGGCAAACAATATGTGAGCaaaaattttttatatttattttataaaattttagtgatttacATTGCCGTGACTTTATAATTTCGCTGTGTAAGCAAATGGTCATGAGTTCGATTTTTAGCACttttataaaaataactttAGGATATTTTTCCCTTGTTGGTGAATAATTTGGGATTTTGATATCTGGACAAATTAGGAATGTTGAAGCAAACTATCAACTAATTGAGGTAAAAGATCTCacagattatttttgaattgttggtGGAAGCTTTGGCGTACTAAGAGCTTTCTGGGACATATTGGATATTATGATGGATAACGAGTAATTtagattatttctgaatgaatTGAGGTCCACAGTGTACTATGAGATTGTTTTTGGATTGTTTGGTATATTCTGAGAGAgtgtttaaacatttttttgaatgtcGTAGAACAACGAGAAACTcctagaatatttttgaacctcaGTTAGTTCTGATTTTTCTCACAGGATTTCTTAACGTACTTATGAATTGTTGGCAAATGTTTAGTAAATCTGAGtgaatttctggaaatattgtAAATGTTGAAATTTCTAGTATATTTTTGATCTTAATGAGGATCACAAAGAATTCATGGATTATCTCTGATATGTTGTTCAGTACTctaaaactatgaaaaaaattggacaaattggaaatgttgatgataacgagaaatgTCTTGAATTTCTTAACTAATCGAGGATTTCAGATGAttctaagaatatttttaaattgttgttgaatactttGATAATCTGAGAGAACGTCTGAAAAAAATGATAGGTTGAAGGATAATGCTAAGTTCCTAAAAAAACATCTGAGTTGATTGCGCAGAGTACTATGAGAgcatttctgaattgttgttggatactttgaaattctgagagaatggcTGAATAAATTTAGACTATTCAAGAATAATCAGggttttttataatatttcataACTAATTGAGAATCACAGAGAACTGTagaattgtttttgaattttttgaaactcTTGTTTAGACTTGGAATGATAACGAGATTAGTTATCTGAGCTAATTAAAAGTCACAGAGAactcacaaatattttttttaattttcaagatttttttttggattgttggtgaatactttggaattcttagagatactctgaacaaatttggatttttggagGATAATAAGAAATTCCAAGAATATTTCCTAACTAATTGAGGATCACAGAGTActataatagttatttatgcaacaagttccaaaatgatgattttttcagcacgagtcgtacatttatccgacgaggcttgccgagttggataaatacggcGAGTGCTGAAAATTTCGAGTTTTggaacttgttgcataaataactatgcaacattttttgcatttacgaaaaatgccgtttgaTTTAGATCATTTTAAGGAACACAAtcatatttcaagaaaatccacatGGTATCCATGCGCTAAAGCGACTCGATatttttcaatcaggtaggctgtgatgCAGTAGTATGACCATGGACATGTCAGTCACCAATTTTCGCGCATCACCCGAAATCAAACTGATCTACGTATATTTGTAAACGGACAAGGTATGATGCCGCATAAAATATTCTTCTGTGTTGTACAGTTATTCCTCATGTGCCAATCTTCCTACACAAACCGTGTAGGAACATGAAGTGCCgatcattttgggaccaattcaACTACTGCCCCACGCTCACTGGGCGAATCGCCTCATAAAGCTCCCGTATTTTTTGTTGTGAACTCACCTATTCTACTGCCTCCTATAGGTACATCCTATTTCAACTCAGAATCCCTCACAATAAACTGGATTCTGATTTCAAATCCGAATCTACAATTGGAATCCGACTCAATTCGGTTCATCGTACGGATGTAAAATCAGAACCTAGTTGACTAAGTCATTGAAAAATTcagaacaattgaataaatgatcTATGGATGCAATCCGACGTCATTCTGATAActcccaaaacagtactgaaaagtgctacttttcgatactgatattagtgctgaaaagtagcacttttcagcactgtttcattcggtaggaaaagtaggccgttatgttgtccattctcttgataaaaagtaggctaatttgcaacggaattgcaaaaaaatatttttgaattagtTTTTCGTGCATGTTTagaaatttttatcaaatgaaaattttaggaCTAATTTGAAATACTGACGGGTAACGAAGGACTCCTATGTTGATTTTGAACTAATTGAAGATTACAGAGAActctaagattatttttgaatttgcaggattattcttgagttgtggatggatactttggaattctgagaaaatgtctgaataaatttgaaatgttgaaaGATTACCAGAAATACCTAGACTATTTCTAAGCTAATTAAGCATCACATAAATCTCTAAGAGAGTTTCTGAATTGTTTGTAAATACTGAATTGCTGGTAAATAAAAGAATGTCTGGGCACATGGTAAATGTTGATGATAACGAAACATTTCTAGTATATTTTTGAACTTACTGAGGATCACAAAGAATTCatggattatttctgaattgttgttcAATACCTTAGGAACTcaggaagaaattttgaaaaaaatgggaatactcatgattgttgaGTACTATGAGAATATGAgagaacaattgaaaaaaaaaatactatgtggaaggataacgagaatttttaaattgttgtgGAATACTTTAAGGATCTGAGAGAACTCATGGAACAATGTGTTATGCGGGAGGATAACGAGAAATTCGAATGTACTAGTCTACGTCggttgacgaaataaaaaatataattcataaaaaaaattgagcagATCCATGAGAGTATTACTGAATTGTCGTTGAATACTTCGGAGTTCCgagagaatgtctgaataaatttggaatatttAAGGACAACtaaaaattcctagaatatatcTCAACTTATTGAGATTCACAGAGAACTTTTGAATTGTTGATAAATACTTTGAAACACAGAGAGAATGtcagaggaaaaaaaaagattgataaAGGATAACCCGAAATTCCTAAATCATTTCTTAATCAAATCAAGATCACAGAAAACTCCTGCATTATGCCTGATTTGTAAGTAAATACTTTTGAATGCTCGGAGGATGTCTGCTCAAATTGCTAATACGGATAATAACGAGAAATCTTAGAATATTTCAGAGCCTATGGAGGATCACAAAGAActctaaaaatattataataaatcttcgagttgtTTAGTGGAATCCCTATAAGTAGATgcaaacccgaatt includes:
- the LOC110676463 gene encoding uncharacterized protein LOC110676463 is translated as MEYADVEFLELGEFIDLSPPDFDTEATEASPDVSPPAAAGKRQKKRRRTDFFSSEDKKQLAAAVKGRPEIWDLSNRDHYNNGAIDRAWREIAKQLNRTCDMCKTAWISLRESHRYRKKIVQKKSGSEGGEPLPGRCLNLRTVSARF